A single Penaeus chinensis breed Huanghai No. 1 chromosome 7, ASM1920278v2, whole genome shotgun sequence DNA region contains:
- the LOC125027202 gene encoding long-chain-fatty-acid--CoA ligase 4-like, which yields MVIRGTKTEDGWYVKAKPNGEPYPLDSRLAPLFREAGVTTLSGALQYGASTHGSKPCMATRQILRRKREETNGKMFEKLQLGEYTWLTYSEVQEKAVNVGLGVRQRGLKPLDRVVLFAETRAEWLMSAMGCLQHRISVVTLYTTLTDDGVAHGIHETGVPFVFTSYDLLPRVTRLLSKCPKVKTVVVMEDQIDGLGDTSKFPANVNLVPFKELVTRDASWDHIDTPTPQADDTAIIMYTSGSTGTPKGVELSHTNILTSVIAYSVQMNVGPGDRFLAFLPLAHIMELASEIALISLGATILYSSPLTLTSTSPKVMKGTDGDAKVAKPTVMNAVPLVLDRIIKGVSQKVEQQGWIKSFIFNEAVRYKFWLEYIPFTSYFMDYFIFRRVQEELGGELKRLVVGGAPLSPQTHDTMRAIFGVSIQVGYGSTESASCITGMDEDDVNTGHCGGPNLGVLMKLVDWEDGNYMVSDKPYPRGEIVVGGPVVAKGYFNLPEENKAAFYQENGINWFRTGDIGEINALGALKIIDRKKDLVKLKHGEYVSLGNAESKLKTLSNVENICVFADSTKDKTVAVVVPSADRLRKVAESVGIGGEVSIEDLCHHDKVKEALLKELQSHGKRCGLTRWEVPAAIYLTLEPWTPDTGLVTAALKLRRKQLCMHYENSVHDMYSRLD from the coding sequence ATGGTGATTCGGGGAACGAAGACAGAGGACGGCTGGTACGTGAAGGCGAAGCCCAATGGCGAGCCGTACCCCTTGGACTCGCGTCTGGCGCCCTTGTTTCGTGAGGCGGGCGTCACCACACTGTCGGGGGCGCTGCAGTACGGCGCCTCCACCCACGGCTCCAAGCCCTGCATGGCCACGCGGCAGATCCTGAGACGCAAGCGGGAGGAGACCAACGGCAAGATGTTCGAGAAGCTCCAGCTGGGCGAGTACACGTGGCTCACATACTCGGAGGTGCAGGAGAAGGCGGTGAACGTGGGCCTCGGGGTGCGCCAGCGGGGCCTCAAGCCCCTAGACCGCGTGGTGCTCTTCGCCGAGACCCGCGCTGAGTGGCTCATGTCCGCCATGGGCTGTCTCCAGCACCGCATCTCCGTCGTGACTCTCTACACCACCCTGACGGACGACGGCGTGGCCCATGGCATCCACGAGACGGGCGTGCCCTTCGTCTTCACCTCATACGACCTCCTGCCCAGGGTGACGCGGCTCCTCTCGAAGTGCCCGAAGGTGAAGACCGTTGTGGTGATGGAGGACCAGATCGACGGCCTCGGAGACACCAGTAAATTTCCTGCCAACGTCAACCTCGTGCCCTTCAAGGAGCTCGTCACGAGGGACGCCAGCTGGGACCACATCGACACCCCGACGCCCCAGGCGGATGACACCGCCATCATCATGTACACGAGCGGGTCCACGGGCACCCCGAAGGGCGTGGAGCTCTCCCACACCAACATCCTGACGAGCGTGATCGCCTATTCCGTCCAGATGAACGTGGGCCCCGGGGACCGGTTCCTGGCgttcctccctctcgcccacaTCATGGAGCTGGCCTCCGAGATCGCCCTCATCTCCCTGGGCGCCACCATCCTGTACTCGTCCCCGCTGACGCTCACCAGCACCAGCCCGAAGGTCATGAAGGGCACCGACGGGGACGCCAAGGTCGCCAAGCCCACAGTCATGAACGCGGTGCCGCTCGTGCTGGACCGCATCATCAAGGGCGTCTCGCAGAAGGTGGAGCAGCAGGGCTGGATCAAGAGCTTCATCTTCAACGAGGCCGTCAGGTACAAATTCTGGCTGGAGTACATTCCCTTCACTTCCTACTTCATGGACTACTTCATCTTCAGAAGAGTCCAGGAGGAGCTGGGCGGGGAACTCAAGCGCCTGGTGGTCGGCGGCGCGCCTCTGTCGCCGCAGACCCACGACACCATGCGGGCCATCTTCGGCGTGTCCATCCAGGTTGGCTACGGCTCCACGGAGTCGGCCTCGTGCATCACGGGCATGGACGAGGACGACGTGAACACGGGCCACTGCGGCGGCCCCAACCTCGGCGTGCTCATGAAGCTGGTCGACTGGGAGGACGGCAACTACATGGTCAGCGACAAGCCGTACCCCCGCGGCGAGATCGTGGTGGGCGGCCCCGTCGTGGCCAAGGGTTACTTCAACCTCCCCGAGGAGAACAAGGCGGCCTTCTACCAGGAGAACGGCATCAACTGGTTCCGCACGGGGGACATCGGCGAGATCAATGCCCTGGGCGCTCTCAAGATCATCGACCGCAAGAAAGACCTGGTGAAGCTCAAGCACGGCGAGTACGTGTCCTTAGGAAACGCGGAGTCCAAGCTGAAGACCCTGTCCAACGTCGAGAACATCTGCGTCTTCGCTGACTCCACGAAGGACAAGACCGTGGCGGTGGTGGTGCCCTCCGCGGACCGCCTGCGCAAGGTGGCAGAGAGCGTGGGCATCGGGGGCGAGGTTTCCATCGAGGACCTGTGCCACCACGACAAGGTGAAGGAAGCCCTCCTCAAGGAGCTCCAGAGCCACGGGAAGAGGTGCGGCCTCACCCGGTGGGAGGTTCCCGCCGCGATCTACCTCACCCTGGAGCCGTGGACGCCCGACACAGGCCTGGTCACGGCGGCGCTCAAGCTGCGAAGGAAGCAGCTGTGCATGCACTACGAGAACAGCGTCCACGACATGTACTCGCGGCTGGACTGA